A window of the Brassica oleracea var. oleracea cultivar TO1000 chromosome C1, BOL, whole genome shotgun sequence genome harbors these coding sequences:
- the LOC106340740 gene encoding protein DEHYDRATION-INDUCED 19 homolog 4-like, whose protein sequence is MRVGLFFSLLSLYIAGYVRRLIRKTYDLTTQHANFFKVQRRTRLRKGGYSSAYLALKKELREANLQSLLGGSSRFTSPTNIDSDPLLSSFIFSSPSANEPPKKSATSVAEGTLAIKLSLKESLKREIQEAPLSGEDQQKAKKSEFVRGLLLSTILRDDLMMHA, encoded by the exons ATGAGAGTTGGATTATTTTTTTCGCTGCTCTCACTTTACATAGCTGGATACGTGAGACGACTTATAA GAAAAACGTATGATCTAACAACGCAACATGCGAACTTCTTTAAG GTGCAGCGAAGGACAAGGTTGAGAAAAGGTGGATACAGCTCAGCTTATCTCGCCTTGAAAAAAGAGCTACGTGAAGCAAACTTACAGTCTCTTCTTGGTGGATCTTCAAGATTCACTTCTCCAACCAATATAGATTCTGATCCGTTGCTGTCATCCTTTATTTTTAGCTCCCCTTCAGCTAACGAGCCTCCAAAAAAATCTGCTACATCTGTTGCTGAAGGAACCTTAGCTATAAAACTCTCGCTAAAGGAATCTCTCAAAAG GGAGATTCAAGAAGCTCCACTTTCAGGTGAAGATCAACAGAAGGCTAAAAAGAGCGAGTTTGTGCGAGGTTTATTGTTATCAACAATCCTTAGAGATGATTTGATGATGCATGCGTGA
- the LOC106341269 gene encoding protein DEHYDRATION-INDUCED 19 homolog 4-like, giving the protein MDSNSWINHPSVFSSRRCQSRSGGGYEDLKGEDDSKSEFICPFCADVFDIVGLCCHIDEEHPVEAKNGVCPVCTKRVGLDIVGHITTQHANFFKVQRRTRLRKGGYSSAYLALKKELREANLQSLLGGSSRFTSPTNIDSDPLLSSFIFSSPSANEPPKKSATSVAEGTLAIKLSLKESLKREIQEAPLSGEDQQKAKKSEFVRGLLLSTILRDDLMMHA; this is encoded by the exons CCTTCCGTCTTTTCATCGAGACGGTGTCAATCCAGATCAG GTGGAGGGTACGAGGATCTCAAAGGAGAAGACGATTCGAAGTCGGAGTTCATCTGCCCGTTTTGCGCAGATGTTTTCGACATCGTCGGGCTATGTTGTCACATTGATGAAGAGCATCCTGTCGAGGCCAAGAACGGG GTCTGTCCTGTATGCACAAAGAGGGTGGGATTAGATATCGTCGGCCATATAACAACGCAACATGCGAACTTCTTTAAG GTGCAGCGAAGGACAAGGTTGAGAAAAGGTGGATACAGCTCAGCTTATCTCGCCTTGAAAAAAGAGCTACGTGAAGCAAACTTACAGTCTCTTCTTGGTGGATCTTCAAGATTCACTTCTCCAACCAATATAGATTCTGATCCGTTGCTGTCATCCTTTATTTTTAGCTCCCCTTCAGCTAACGAGCCTCCAAAAAAATCTGCTACATCTGTTGCTGAAGGAACCTTAGCTATAAAACTCTCGCTAAAGGAATCTCTCAAAAG GGAGATTCAAGAAGCTCCACTTTCAGGTGAAGATCAACAGAAGGCTAAAAAGAGCGAGTTTGTGCGAGGTTTATTGTTATCAACAATCCTTAGAGATGATTTGATGATGCATGCGTGA